From a region of the Pseudomonadota bacterium genome:
- a CDS encoding PhoH family protein, whose translation METRLSSSHTLQFNDNDAARILYGNLNKNLELIESAMDVTIKVRGTEAVISGRKHDIDIARSALNQLYEMIVGGFPVYQQDIAYALRILNRTPGAVLKTIFQDQVFLSANQGMISPKSINQKKYIEEIRQNDIVFGIGPAGTGKTFLAVAMAVAAYTGNQVKSIILARPAVEAGEKLGFLPGDMAQKVNPYLRPLHDALYAMLGREKTTALIEQEVIEIAPLAFMRGRTLNNAFVILDEAQNTTREQMKMFLTRLGFNSRAVITGDITQIDLPDSKNSGLIHAAKILNNIKGISFSRFTEIDVVRHPLVQEIIIAYGKNTSGGARKK comes from the coding sequence ATGGAGACCCGCTTGTCATCCTCTCATACCCTTCAATTCAACGACAACGATGCCGCCCGCATTCTCTACGGCAACCTCAACAAGAACCTGGAATTGATCGAAAGCGCCATGGATGTCACCATCAAGGTCCGGGGTACCGAGGCGGTGATCAGCGGGCGAAAACATGACATCGATATCGCGAGATCAGCGCTCAACCAGCTCTACGAGATGATCGTCGGCGGCTTCCCCGTCTATCAGCAGGATATCGCCTATGCCCTGCGCATCCTCAACCGGACCCCGGGCGCCGTGCTCAAAACCATCTTTCAGGACCAGGTCTTTCTTTCCGCCAACCAGGGAATGATCTCGCCCAAAAGCATCAACCAGAAGAAATATATCGAAGAGATCCGGCAGAACGACATTGTCTTCGGCATCGGCCCGGCGGGAACCGGCAAAACCTTCCTCGCCGTCGCGATGGCCGTCGCCGCATACACCGGCAATCAGGTCAAGTCGATTATCCTGGCGAGACCCGCGGTGGAAGCGGGTGAAAAACTGGGGTTTCTGCCCGGCGACATGGCCCAGAAGGTGAACCCCTACCTCCGTCCGCTCCATGACGCCCTCTACGCCATGCTGGGCCGGGAGAAAACCACCGCCCTGATCGAGCAGGAGGTTATCGAAATCGCCCCGCTCGCCTTCATGCGGGGCCGGACCCTGAACAACGCCTTTGTGATTCTCGACGAGGCCCAGAATACCACCCGTGAACAGATGAAGATGTTTCTGACCCGCCTCGGCTTCAACTCACGGGCGGTCATCACCGGTGATATCACCCAGATCGACCTGCCCGACAGCAAAAATTCGGGCCTGATCCATGCTGCAAAAATACTCAACAATATCAAAGGGATATCTTTTTCAAGGTTCACTGAAATCGATGTCGTGAGACACCCGCTGGTCCAGGAAATCATTATCGCCTACGGTAAAAACACTTCCGGAGGAGCCAGGAAAAAATAA
- a CDS encoding aspartate aminotransferase family protein: protein MTSVNTFSAEDRSMVPFFVKQKISIERGEGVYAWDEEGNRYLDFTAGWGVTSIGHAHPVISAALAEQGKKILQCPNSGLTYSPVRAALVDLMREILPKNLTRIFFASSGAEANDAAIKLARKVTGRIDIISTHQSFHGRTISTASATGQARHREKFNPLMPNNLFVKFGDLADLERALNDSVAAFILEPIQGEGGVIVPSGEYLNEALALCRKNGSLMIIDEIQTGFCRTGPMFVSGSVGLEPDFLTMAKGIAGGFPFGGFAMSEEVAAKIEIGDHGGTYCGNPLGCAVAHAVIKYLVDNNISENVEKVGHFASETMKGWHRQYPKLITDVRGKGLLLLIQFKDDKTAARISDDCLAKRLFVRQTQGNGIRIFPALNITNDEMAEGLNILQEAIAKVAG from the coding sequence ATGACCAGCGTAAACACTTTCAGTGCCGAAGACCGGTCGATGGTTCCTTTCTTCGTCAAGCAGAAGATCTCCATCGAGCGGGGTGAAGGGGTGTATGCCTGGGACGAGGAGGGCAACCGGTATCTTGACTTCACCGCCGGCTGGGGGGTCACGAGCATCGGTCACGCCCATCCGGTGATCAGCGCGGCGCTGGCCGAGCAAGGCAAAAAGATTCTCCAGTGCCCGAACTCCGGCCTCACCTACTCGCCGGTCCGGGCAGCATTGGTCGACCTGATGCGGGAAATTCTTCCGAAAAACCTCACCAGAATCTTTTTCGCGAGCAGCGGCGCGGAAGCGAACGATGCCGCGATCAAGCTCGCCCGCAAGGTGACCGGCCGGATCGATATCATCTCCACCCACCAGAGCTTCCACGGCCGGACCATCAGCACCGCCTCGGCCACCGGCCAGGCCAGGCACCGGGAAAAATTCAATCCGCTGATGCCGAACAATCTCTTTGTAAAATTCGGCGACCTTGCTGATCTTGAGAGAGCGCTCAACGACAGTGTCGCCGCCTTTATCCTGGAACCGATCCAGGGTGAAGGCGGGGTGATCGTCCCCTCCGGCGAATACCTGAATGAGGCGTTGGCCCTCTGCCGGAAAAATGGATCGCTGATGATCATCGATGAGATTCAGACCGGATTCTGCCGCACCGGGCCGATGTTCGTCAGCGGCTCAGTCGGACTGGAACCTGATTTCCTGACCATGGCCAAAGGCATTGCCGGGGGCTTCCCGTTCGGGGGTTTTGCGATGAGCGAAGAGGTGGCGGCAAAAATCGAGATCGGCGATCATGGCGGCACCTACTGCGGCAACCCGCTTGGCTGCGCGGTCGCCCACGCCGTGATAAAATATCTGGTGGACAACAACATCTCTGAAAATGTTGAAAAAGTCGGACACTTCGCCAGCGAAACCATGAAGGGGTGGCACCGCCAGTATCCGAAACTGATCACCGACGTCCGGGGCAAAGGGCTCCTGCTGCTGATCCAGTTCAAAGATGACAAAACTGCGGCCAGGATCAGTGACGACTGTCTGGCAAAACGCCTTTTTGTCCGACAGACCCAGGGCAACGGAATCAGGATCTTCCCGGCTTTAAACATCACCAACGACGAAATGGCCGAAGGGCTTAACATCCTGCAGGAAGCGATCGCAAAGGTTGCCGGCTGA
- a CDS encoding (Fe-S)-binding protein — protein MIDTPCAKCGSCTAVCPVYQVTGRESDTARGRIHLLEKLAGTEHSREFSRIFSRCLLCNACSFSCPRGINLPAMVIEARSNAPNLLTIATLKKTVAERCLAGDPLLRKLASVLKLSKPLLEKLPESSGLRLKLGILAGTPSVPEPEPDPPSSGKERRNQLLLFSGCLATHLYPEITSACRELVANGRDFRITAPVQHCCGLASLSHGNLETAKDLARKNIASFADSTSPILTTCASCFSHLKSYPDLFADDPEWREKSKEFADRLLEFASFLANHPGARANENPAGTKKRRVLYHDPCHLRFRSGDFTTPPRKILSSLRDVELVELPGGPRCCGLGGLFNLAHPDLSGRIGAQLVEELLEVRPEAIVSTCSGCLLQLKFLTAAEKDLQVEVYHLADFVNRCRH, from the coding sequence ATGATCGATACCCCTTGCGCCAAATGCGGCTCGTGCACCGCCGTCTGCCCGGTGTACCAGGTGACCGGCCGGGAATCCGATACCGCCCGCGGCAGAATCCATCTTCTGGAAAAACTGGCCGGAACCGAGCACTCCAGAGAATTCAGCAGGATTTTCTCCCGCTGCCTGCTCTGCAACGCCTGCTCCTTCAGTTGCCCCAGGGGAATCAACCTGCCGGCGATGGTCATCGAGGCCCGGAGCAATGCCCCGAACCTTCTCACCATCGCCACGCTCAAAAAAACGGTGGCGGAAAGATGTCTTGCCGGTGACCCCCTCCTCAGGAAACTCGCATCGGTTCTCAAGTTGTCGAAACCTCTTCTTGAAAAACTCCCCGAAAGTAGCGGCCTGCGACTCAAGCTTGGCATCCTTGCCGGAACGCCGTCCGTTCCCGAACCGGAACCGGACCCTCCCTCTTCCGGAAAAGAGCGCCGTAACCAGTTGTTGCTTTTCAGTGGCTGCCTGGCAACCCATCTGTACCCGGAAATCACCTCGGCCTGCCGGGAGCTGGTCGCCAACGGGCGGGATTTCAGGATCACCGCGCCCGTTCAGCATTGCTGCGGGCTCGCCTCTCTAAGCCACGGCAATCTGGAAACAGCAAAAGATCTGGCGAGAAAAAACATCGCCTCTTTTGCCGACAGCACCAGTCCGATCCTGACGACCTGCGCCTCCTGCTTCAGCCACCTCAAATCCTATCCCGACCTTTTTGCCGACGATCCGGAATGGAGGGAAAAATCAAAGGAGTTCGCCGATCGCCTGCTGGAGTTCGCATCATTTTTGGCCAATCATCCCGGGGCGAGGGCTAACGAGAATCCGGCCGGGACAAAAAAACGACGCGTCCTGTATCACGACCCGTGTCACCTCCGCTTCCGGTCCGGGGATTTTACAACCCCTCCTCGTAAAATTCTCTCGTCACTCAGGGATGTGGAACTCGTTGAGCTGCCGGGAGGGCCCAGGTGCTGCGGGCTTGGCGGACTATTCAACCTCGCCCATCCCGATCTTTCCGGCCGAATCGGGGCGCAGCTTGTCGAAGAACTGCTGGAGGTCCGGCCGGAGGCAATCGTTTCGACCTGTTCTGGATGCCTTCTCCAGCTCAAATTCCTTACCGCTGCTGAAAAAGATCTGCAGGTCGAGGTGTATCATCTGGCTGATTTTGTGAACCGGTGCAGACATTGA
- a CDS encoding pyridoxine 5'-phosphate synthase yields the protein MPVLLRSEYRGPVRVSSGEILRTAEALLKICRLEDHELSLLLVDDEQMTLLNRDYRAKNKPTNVLSFPMLDAPPGPGPEMIGDIVISIDTAAREAAERKVSCHQRITRLMVHGLVHLLGLDHERSEKEARLMEAKERELLDELHKKMRRMSMISLAINVDHVATIRQARGIHEPDPVTAAAICELAGARGIVVHLREDRRHIQDRDVRILRETVRTKLNLEMGATEEIIKIALDLKPDMITLVPEKRAELTTEGGLDVAGQKKKLAKVVKRMSDQGIPVSMFIDPDSRQIAASREVGATFVEIHTGRYSDAESESEEHHEFELIAAAAEEAYESGLRVNAGHGLNYLNTTRIAALGTIEELSIGHAIMARAIFVGLDQAVREMLALI from the coding sequence ATGCCAGTCCTCTTACGATCAGAATACCGGGGCCCGGTCCGGGTCAGCAGCGGGGAGATACTCCGCACGGCTGAGGCGCTACTGAAAATCTGCCGACTGGAGGATCACGAGTTGAGCCTTCTGCTGGTGGACGACGAACAGATGACCCTCCTGAACCGCGACTACCGGGCAAAAAACAAACCGACCAACGTCCTTTCCTTTCCGATGCTGGACGCCCCCCCCGGGCCTGGCCCGGAAATGATCGGCGATATCGTGATCTCCATCGACACCGCTGCCCGGGAAGCCGCCGAGCGAAAGGTCTCCTGCCACCAGCGGATCACCCGGCTCATGGTCCACGGGCTGGTCCACCTTCTCGGTCTGGACCATGAAAGATCGGAAAAGGAAGCCCGCCTGATGGAGGCGAAAGAGCGGGAATTACTTGATGAACTGCACAAAAAAATGAGGAGAATGAGCATGATCAGTCTGGCAATCAATGTTGACCATGTGGCCACCATCCGGCAGGCCAGGGGCATTCACGAACCCGATCCGGTGACTGCTGCGGCAATCTGCGAACTTGCCGGCGCAAGGGGCATCGTTGTCCATCTGCGTGAAGACCGCCGCCATATCCAGGACCGCGATGTCCGGATTCTGCGCGAAACGGTCCGGACCAAACTGAACCTGGAAATGGGCGCCACCGAGGAAATCATCAAAATCGCCCTCGATCTGAAACCGGACATGATCACCCTGGTCCCGGAAAAACGGGCGGAACTGACCACCGAAGGCGGGCTCGACGTCGCCGGACAGAAAAAAAAGCTCGCCAAAGTCGTGAAACGGATGAGCGACCAGGGAATCCCGGTTTCGATGTTTATTGACCCGGATTCCCGCCAGATCGCAGCCTCCAGAGAGGTCGGCGCAACCTTCGTCGAGATCCATACCGGCCGCTACAGCGATGCCGAAAGCGAGAGCGAGGAGCACCACGAGTTCGAACTGATCGCCGCCGCCGCCGAAGAGGCTTATGAGAGCGGGCTCCGGGTCAACGCCGGGCACGGCCTGAATTACCTGAATACCACCAGAATCGCCGCCCTCGGAACCATCGAGGAGTTGAGCATCGGACACGCGATCATGGCCCGGGCCATCTTTGTCGGCCTCGACCAGGCGGTCCGGGAAATGCTGGCGTTGATCTGA
- a CDS encoding thioredoxin domain-containing protein encodes MGPLFEQVLEKNPDTLKIAFKNFPINSHKMARPAAQAAQAANLQGLFWQYHDKVFEDYKNLSDEKFITIAQEVGLDLDRFRKDMNSPETQQLINRDMNDAANAGVRGTPTLYLNGRLVKDRSPAGLQSMIDAELRKLKKK; translated from the coding sequence TTGGGGCCGCTATTCGAGCAGGTGCTCGAAAAAAATCCCGACACTCTCAAGATCGCTTTCAAGAACTTTCCGATCAACAGTCACAAAATGGCCAGACCTGCAGCGCAGGCCGCCCAGGCCGCAAATCTGCAGGGGCTTTTCTGGCAGTACCACGACAAGGTATTCGAAGACTATAAAAACCTGAGCGATGAGAAATTCATCACAATCGCCCAGGAGGTCGGTCTCGATCTGGACCGTTTCCGGAAGGATATGAACAGTCCGGAAACCCAGCAGCTGATCAACCGGGACATGAACGACGCCGCCAATGCCGGGGTCAGGGGCACCCCCACCCTTTACCTGAACGGCCGACTGGTCAAGGATCGTTCTCCGGCAGGATTGCAGAGCATGATTGATGCGGAATTGAGAAAGCTGAAAAAGAAATAA